Proteins encoded within one genomic window of Flavobacterium oreochromis:
- a CDS encoding DUF6671 family protein has product MLINQDYFKSRKLLVVSKHKKEQVIAPIVEKELGVTVFTSQLFDTDSLGTFTGEINRQNSALNTVRKKCVEAMKLEGYDLAIATEGSFGNHPNIFYACANEEIIMLKDLKNNIEIVEKVLSFVTNFGSARVNNKSELKNFLHRVDFPTHRIILKAAEKDFKNMVKGINNRKELMSHFYNFLPINGYCFIETDMRACYNPKRMKVIEEATLKLINKIKNVCPICSFPGYGIVDLAKGLPCGWCKSPTDSILYYVYKCANCHYRQKIMYPKGTKEEDPMYCNKCNP; this is encoded by the coding sequence GTTGTTTCTAAGCATAAGAAAGAACAAGTTATAGCTCCCATAGTTGAAAAAGAATTAGGAGTTACAGTTTTTACTTCTCAACTTTTTGATACTGATTCTTTAGGAACATTTACAGGAGAAATAAATAGACAAAATAGTGCTCTGAATACAGTTAGGAAAAAGTGCGTAGAAGCTATGAAATTAGAAGGTTATGATTTAGCTATTGCTACGGAAGGATCTTTTGGTAATCATCCCAATATATTTTATGCTTGCGCAAATGAAGAAATTATAATGTTAAAGGATTTAAAAAATAATATTGAAATAGTAGAAAAGGTCTTAAGTTTTGTTACCAATTTTGGTTCTGCTAGAGTTAATAATAAATCTGAACTTAAAAATTTCTTACATAGAGTAGATTTTCCAACACATCGCATTATTTTAAAAGCAGCTGAAAAGGATTTTAAAAATATGGTTAAAGGAATTAATAATAGAAAAGAATTAATGAGTCATTTTTATAATTTTCTACCTATAAATGGTTATTGTTTTATAGAAACAGATATGCGAGCTTGTTATAATCCTAAAAGGATGAAAGTAATAGAAGAAGCGACATTAAAATTGATTAATAAAATAAAAAATGTTTGTCCAATATGTTCCTTCCCTGGTTATGGAATTGTAGATTTAGCCAAAGGTTTACCTTGTGGTTGGTGTAAAAGTCCGACAGATTCCATTCTTTATTATGTTTATAAATGTGCTAATTGTCATTATCGACAGAAAATTATGTATCCAAAAGGGACTAAAGAAGAAGATCCAATGTATTGTAATAAATGTAATCCATAA
- a CDS encoding L-threonylcarbamoyladenylate synthase, with protein MITQDINRVIKILENQGVIGLPTETVYGLGGSLFSDKAIREIYSIKNRPFENPLIVHISNKDRIVELVTLIPDEIQVLINAFSPGPITFLLPKNHKVSSLVTAGKSNVAIRIPSHPLAQELLTKLDFPLVAPSANPFQRVSPVTAQQVENYFSNEKVVVLDGGLASCGIESTIVGYEKGKVVLFREGYITLKKIENVLNDSIINKTKRKEIEAPGMYKRHYAPSCPLIIAQDIEKEVLRWKNKKIGVLLLESKTDDEKDCFVISLSKKGNTKEALSNLYNALHILENQKIDIIITHLFPNDEYGSIINERLLKASYK; from the coding sequence ATGATAACACAAGATATAAATAGAGTAATTAAAATATTAGAAAACCAAGGTGTAATAGGTTTACCTACTGAAACGGTATATGGATTAGGAGGATCCCTTTTTTCTGATAAAGCTATTCGTGAAATTTATTCAATAAAAAATAGACCTTTTGAAAATCCCTTAATTGTACATATCTCTAATAAAGATAGGATAGTAGAATTAGTTACATTAATTCCTGATGAAATTCAGGTTTTGATAAATGCTTTTTCTCCTGGACCTATTACTTTTTTATTACCCAAAAACCATAAAGTTTCTTCTCTAGTTACAGCAGGAAAATCGAATGTAGCAATTAGAATACCTTCTCATCCATTAGCTCAAGAACTGCTTACTAAATTAGATTTTCCTTTAGTAGCACCTAGTGCTAATCCGTTTCAGCGAGTTAGTCCTGTAACAGCACAACAAGTAGAAAATTATTTTTCAAATGAAAAAGTAGTAGTGCTGGACGGAGGGTTAGCCAGTTGTGGTATTGAGTCAACAATAGTAGGTTATGAAAAAGGAAAGGTTGTCTTGTTTAGAGAAGGATATATTACATTAAAAAAAATTGAAAATGTATTAAATGATTCCATAATAAATAAAACCAAAAGGAAAGAGATTGAAGCTCCAGGAATGTATAAAAGGCACTATGCTCCCTCTTGTCCGCTTATAATAGCACAAGATATAGAAAAAGAAGTTCTAAGGTGGAAAAATAAAAAGATAGGGGTTTTGTTGTTAGAGTCTAAAACAGATGATGAAAAAGATTGTTTTGTAATCAGCTTATCAAAAAAAGGAAATACAAAAGAAGCTCTGTCTAATTTATATAACGCGTTACATATTTTAGAAAATCAAAAAATAGATATCATAATCACTCATTTATTTCCTAATGATGAATATGGTAGTATTATAAATGAAAGATTATTAAAAGCTAGTTACAAATGA
- a CDS encoding cold-shock protein, with product MADSYSKKENNKKKIKKQQDKELRRTERKANNNKGKSLEEMFVYVDKNGNLTSVPPHLQVLEVEKNNEKTNESSSVKRKDFSTGIVTFIKDTGFGFITEDQTRDNLLFHFEGGNTKFKKNTRVSFKKETTPKGFRATHVVIIN from the coding sequence ATGGCAGATTCTTATTCTAAAAAAGAAAATAATAAGAAAAAAATAAAAAAACAACAAGATAAAGAGCTTAGAAGAACTGAGCGTAAAGCAAATAATAATAAAGGGAAATCTTTAGAGGAGATGTTTGTTTACGTTGATAAAAATGGAAATTTAACCTCTGTGCCACCTCATTTACAAGTCCTTGAAGTAGAAAAGAATAATGAGAAGACTAATGAAAGCTCAAGTGTAAAAAGAAAAGATTTTTCTACAGGTATTGTTACTTTTATAAAAGATACTGGTTTTGGATTTATTACGGAGGATCAAACTAGGGATAATTTATTATTTCATTTTGAAGGAGGAAATACAAAATTTAAAAAGAATACAAGAGTAAGTTTTAAAAAAGAAACGACTCCTAAAGGTTTCAGAGCCACACATGTCGTAATTATTAATTAA
- a CDS encoding cold-shock protein, giving the protein MQEGTVKFFNETKGFGFITSNDGQEIFVHTTGLTQRVRENDVVVFEVERTPKGLAAINVKRK; this is encoded by the coding sequence ATGCAAGAAGGTACAGTAAAATTTTTTAATGAAACAAAAGGTTTTGGATTTATTACTTCTAATGATGGACAAGAAATTTTTGTTCACACTACAGGTTTAACACAACGTGTGAGAGAAAATGACGTAGTAGTTTTTGAGGTAGAGCGTACACCTAAAGGACTAGCTGCTATTAACGTGAAAAGAAAATAA
- the htpG gene encoding molecular chaperone HtpG, whose amino-acid sequence MTTGKINVSVENIFPLIKKFLYSDHEIFLRELVSNATDATLKLKHLTSIGEAKVEYGNPIIEVKVDKEGKKLHIIDQGLGMTAEEVEKYINQIAFSGAEEFLEKYKDSAKDSGVIGHFGLGFYSAFMVANKVEIITKSFKDESAAHWTCDGSPEFTLEPHNKTERGTEIILHIADDSIEFLEDFKIRELLTKYNKFMPIPIKFGTKQEALPKPEDAPDDYKTEYIEVDNFINNTNPAWTKQPSELTDEDYKNFYRELYPMNFEEPLFNIHLNVDYPFNLTGILYFPKLSGDLQIQKDKIQLYQNQVFVTDNVEGIVPEFLMMLKGVVDSPDIPLNVSRSYLQADGNVKKISNYITRKVSDKLKSLFNENREDFEKKWNDIKVVLEYGMLSEAKFYEKAGDFVLYPTTDNKYYTLTELKEALKDSQTDKNGKLVVLYASNKDAQHSYIDIAKEKGYQVLLLDSPIVSHLIQKLEADNENITFARVDADHIDKLIQKEDTTISKLSDEEKDKLKATIETVVPKENYTVQMEALDSNSAPFMITQPEFMRRMKEMSQTGGGGMFGMGNFPEMYNLVVNTNSDLATSILNSDESIQKDLVKQALDIAKLSQGLLKGEELTSFVKRSFESLK is encoded by the coding sequence ATGACAACAGGAAAAATTAATGTTTCAGTAGAAAACATCTTTCCCTTAATCAAAAAGTTTTTATATAGCGACCACGAAATTTTTTTGCGTGAGTTGGTTTCAAATGCTACAGATGCTACTTTAAAACTAAAACACTTAACTAGTATTGGAGAGGCTAAAGTAGAATATGGAAACCCTATAATTGAGGTTAAAGTTGACAAAGAAGGTAAAAAGCTTCACATTATTGATCAAGGTTTAGGTATGACTGCTGAAGAAGTAGAAAAATACATTAATCAAATTGCCTTTTCTGGTGCTGAAGAATTTTTAGAGAAATACAAAGATTCAGCTAAAGACTCTGGTGTAATTGGTCATTTTGGTTTAGGTTTTTATTCTGCTTTCATGGTTGCTAACAAAGTAGAAATTATCACGAAATCTTTTAAAGATGAATCAGCTGCTCATTGGACTTGCGATGGTAGTCCTGAGTTTACATTGGAGCCTCATAATAAAACTGAAAGAGGAACCGAAATTATTCTCCATATTGCAGATGATTCTATTGAATTTTTAGAAGACTTCAAAATTCGTGAATTACTGACAAAGTACAATAAGTTTATGCCAATACCTATTAAGTTTGGCACTAAACAAGAAGCATTACCAAAACCAGAGGATGCTCCTGATGATTACAAAACAGAATATATAGAAGTTGATAACTTCATCAACAATACGAATCCTGCTTGGACAAAACAACCATCAGAATTAACTGATGAAGATTATAAAAATTTCTATAGAGAGTTATATCCAATGAATTTTGAAGAACCTTTATTCAATATTCATTTAAATGTAGATTATCCATTTAATTTAACAGGTATTTTATATTTCCCTAAACTTTCAGGTGATTTACAAATCCAAAAAGACAAAATTCAATTATATCAGAATCAAGTATTTGTAACAGATAATGTAGAAGGCATTGTTCCTGAATTTTTAATGATGTTAAAAGGAGTGGTAGATTCTCCTGACATTCCATTAAATGTATCTCGTTCGTATTTACAAGCTGATGGTAATGTAAAAAAGATTTCAAACTATATTACACGTAAAGTTTCCGATAAACTAAAATCATTATTCAACGAAAATCGTGAAGATTTTGAAAAGAAATGGAACGATATTAAGGTTGTTTTAGAATATGGAATGTTATCTGAAGCTAAATTTTATGAAAAAGCAGGTGATTTCGTATTATATCCAACAACTGATAACAAATACTATACACTAACAGAATTAAAAGAAGCTCTAAAAGACTCACAGACTGACAAAAATGGAAAATTAGTTGTACTGTATGCTTCTAATAAAGATGCTCAGCACAGTTATATTGACATTGCAAAAGAAAAAGGCTACCAGGTATTACTATTAGACTCACCTATTGTATCACATTTAATTCAAAAGTTAGAAGCTGATAATGAAAATATCACTTTTGCACGTGTAGATGCAGATCATATTGATAAGTTAATTCAAAAGGAAGACACTACAATATCTAAATTATCTGATGAAGAAAAAGACAAATTAAAAGCTACTATCGAAACTGTTGTTCCGAAGGAAAATTATACAGTACAAATGGAAGCTCTAGATAGCAATTCAGCTCCTTTTATGATTACGCAACCAGAGTTTATGAGACGTATGAAAGAAATGAGTCAAACTGGCGGTGGTGGTATGTTTGGAATGGGGAATTTCCCAGAAATGTACAATTTAGTTGTAAATACTAACTCTGATTTAGCTACTTCTATCCTAAATAGTGATGAGAGTATTCAAAAAGATTTAGTAAAACAAGCCTTAGATATTGCTAAACTATCACAAGGACTATTAAAGGGTGAAGAATTAACTTCATTCGTAAAAAGAAGTTTCGAATCTCTAAAATAA
- a CDS encoding OmpA family protein has translation MKKLAIYTMSGAFLISGMTSCEAIKNTNNTQRGAALGTVAGAVLGGVLGNNVGKGGNGALGAVLGGVIGGVAGGVIGNKMDRQARKISESLPGAQVERVGEGIKLTLGENSVNFDFNKATLTAKAKANLDKLVPVFKEYGDTDIKIYGYTDSKGSDDYNLKLSDDRAKAVKNYLASKGLNGSRFITTGMGEADPLATNDTDAGRAQNRRVEFAITANDKMIQDAKNEAGN, from the coding sequence ATGAAAAAGTTAGCAATCTATACAATGTCAGGAGCTTTTTTAATTAGTGGAATGACAAGTTGTGAGGCAATTAAAAACACAAATAATACGCAAAGAGGAGCAGCTTTAGGAACTGTAGCAGGAGCTGTTTTAGGAGGTGTATTAGGTAATAATGTAGGTAAAGGTGGTAATGGTGCTTTGGGAGCTGTTTTAGGAGGTGTTATTGGTGGTGTAGCAGGAGGAGTTATTGGTAATAAAATGGATAGACAAGCTCGTAAAATTAGTGAATCATTACCAGGAGCACAAGTAGAAAGAGTAGGAGAAGGAATTAAATTGACTTTAGGAGAAAATTCAGTTAATTTTGATTTTAATAAAGCAACTTTAACAGCAAAGGCAAAAGCAAATTTAGATAAATTAGTGCCTGTTTTTAAGGAATATGGAGATACAGATATTAAGATTTATGGATATACTGATAGCAAGGGATCTGATGATTACAATTTAAAATTATCTGATGATCGAGCAAAAGCAGTAAAAAATTATTTAGCCTCTAAAGGTTTAAACGGAAGCCGTTTTATTACCACAGGTATGGGAGAAGCAGATCCATTGGCAACTAATGATACTGATGCAGGTAGGGCTCAAAATCGTCGTGTGGAATTTGCTATTACCGCTAATGACAAGATGATTCAAGATGCTAAAAATGAAGCAGGGAATTAG
- a CDS encoding helix-turn-helix domain-containing protein, producing MLRIDFKNNQKDTLVSIIKFNSTDFWNYIMNKNFYAIFIFDNEIPSSILFESVKYEITFNCILFFYPYQQLELSSNLSGKLLLFHPNYFCLDIQAKEYGCQGVLFQNILQTRIMRLSIENFNKINHHFNLIEEEIKHSTIGTYFLILNYISILLLLCLRIITSEKDILLDTDIYRFKILMDKYITSEHQPNFYAQKLNITTRELNLLVKSKTGKTTQKAINEKLIALAKSKLFNSNLTVKEIAYQLGFEDPLYFSRIFKQHTLVSPKDFRIDLKQNHIEDFQIKV from the coding sequence ATGCTAAGAATTGATTTCAAAAATAATCAAAAAGACACACTTGTTTCGATTATAAAATTTAACAGTACTGATTTTTGGAATTATATAATGAATAAAAACTTCTATGCTATTTTCATCTTTGATAACGAAATTCCTTCCTCTATATTGTTTGAATCTGTTAAATATGAAATTACTTTTAATTGTATTTTATTTTTCTATCCTTATCAGCAATTAGAACTTTCCTCAAATTTATCCGGAAAACTACTTTTATTCCATCCTAATTATTTTTGTTTAGACATACAAGCGAAAGAATATGGTTGTCAAGGAGTTCTATTTCAAAACATATTACAAACTCGTATTATGCGACTCTCAATTGAAAATTTCAACAAAATAAACCATCATTTTAATTTAATTGAAGAAGAAATAAAACACAGCACTATTGGAACTTATTTTCTAATATTAAACTACATTAGTATTTTATTATTACTTTGCTTAAGAATTATTACCTCTGAAAAAGATATTTTATTAGATACGGATATTTATCGTTTTAAAATTTTAATGGATAAATATATAACATCTGAACATCAGCCTAATTTTTATGCTCAAAAGCTAAATATTACAACTCGAGAACTTAACCTTCTTGTTAAATCTAAAACAGGTAAAACAACTCAAAAAGCTATTAATGAAAAACTTATTGCGTTAGCTAAGAGTAAATTATTTAATTCTAATTTAACTGTCAAAGAAATTGCTTATCAATTAGGTTTTGAAGATCCTTTGTACTTTAGCCGTATTTTTAAACAACATACTCTTGTTTCCCCTAAAGATTTTCGTATCGATTTAAAACAAAATCATATTGAAGATTTTCAAATTAAAGTTTAG
- a CDS encoding ABC transporter ATP-binding protein — MLQVKNISFGYTTDTPIIKAIDFEVQKGQNIALIGESGCGKSTLLKLIYGLYDVSEGSLFWNETAITGPKQNLVPGMPFMKYMAQDFGLMPYETVSESVGKFLSNQLLAIKRLRIQELLDIVEMGDFSRRKVSELSGGQQQRVALARVLALEPEVLLLDEPFSHIDNFRKNALRRNLFAYLKSKAITVIVATHDSTDALAFADETIVLRGGELVVKAPSKEIYTNPKNKYVASLFGEVNELVINRNGLSETILLYPHQLRVSEGGQLKATVKQCYYKGGYYLIKAAFNGRPIFFEHRDILELQLDVTLEVII, encoded by the coding sequence ATGCTTCAAGTAAAAAATATTTCATTCGGATATACTACAGATACCCCTATTATAAAGGCTATAGATTTTGAGGTTCAAAAAGGACAGAATATTGCATTAATTGGCGAAAGCGGTTGTGGAAAGAGTACTTTGTTGAAGTTAATTTATGGGTTGTATGATGTAAGTGAAGGAAGTCTTTTTTGGAATGAGACAGCCATTACAGGTCCTAAACAAAACTTAGTTCCAGGAATGCCATTTATGAAATATATGGCACAAGATTTTGGATTGATGCCATATGAAACAGTATCTGAAAGCGTAGGTAAGTTTTTGTCAAATCAATTGCTAGCTATTAAAAGATTACGTATTCAAGAATTATTAGACATAGTGGAAATGGGTGATTTTTCAAGACGTAAAGTAAGTGAACTAAGTGGAGGGCAACAACAGCGTGTAGCTTTAGCTAGAGTTTTAGCTTTAGAGCCTGAAGTATTACTTTTAGATGAACCGTTTAGTCATATTGATAATTTTAGAAAAAATGCGTTAAGACGGAATTTATTTGCCTATTTAAAGTCTAAAGCAATTACTGTAATTGTTGCTACTCATGATAGTACAGATGCTTTAGCTTTTGCTGATGAAACTATTGTATTAAGAGGAGGTGAGTTAGTCGTAAAAGCTCCATCTAAAGAAATTTATACCAATCCTAAAAATAAATATGTGGCTTCTTTATTTGGAGAAGTTAATGAATTAGTTATTAATAGAAATGGATTGTCAGAAACTATATTGTTATATCCACATCAATTAAGAGTCTCAGAGGGAGGACAATTAAAAGCTACAGTTAAACAATGTTACTATAAAGGCGGATATTATTTAATTAAAGCAGCTTTTAATGGACGTCCTATTTTTTTTGAGCATCGTGATATTTTAGAACTACAATTAGATGTAACTCTAGAAGTTATTATATAA
- a CDS encoding sulfite exporter TauE/SafE family protein, which translates to MEYIIICTIAFMGAGLTLFSGFGLGTILLPIFGIFFPIEIAITLTAIVHFFNNIFKFFLLGNNTNKNIVIKFGLPAIVFAFIGAYLLNFLTDQNSLCEYILGSKIFKITPLKILIGFLLIFFALFDLIPKLKDLKFHKKYLSIGGILSGFFGGISGHQGALRSAFLIRAGLSKESFIATGVTIACLIDISRISIYIPKIMHNLSILDFKLIIVATLSAFIGVYFGNKILKKTTLVFIQQIVAFLLFIYGISLIIGII; encoded by the coding sequence ATGGAATATATTATAATTTGTACTATCGCTTTTATGGGGGCTGGCTTAACACTCTTTTCTGGCTTTGGATTAGGGACCATTTTACTTCCTATTTTTGGAATATTTTTCCCTATTGAAATTGCAATTACTTTAACAGCTATTGTACATTTTTTTAATAATATTTTCAAATTCTTCTTATTAGGCAATAATACTAATAAAAATATAGTTATAAAATTTGGACTCCCTGCAATCGTATTTGCTTTTATTGGAGCTTATCTCCTTAATTTTTTAACAGATCAAAATAGTTTATGTGAATATATACTAGGAAGCAAAATATTTAAAATAACTCCTTTAAAAATACTGATCGGATTTCTTCTGATTTTCTTTGCTTTATTTGATCTTATCCCGAAATTAAAGGATTTAAAATTTCATAAAAAATACTTAAGTATTGGAGGAATTTTAAGCGGTTTTTTTGGAGGAATTTCAGGACATCAAGGAGCTTTACGAAGTGCTTTTTTAATCCGAGCCGGATTAAGTAAAGAATCATTTATTGCAACAGGTGTAACAATAGCTTGTTTGATAGACATTTCAAGAATAAGTATTTATATACCTAAAATCATGCATAACCTCTCTATATTGGATTTTAAACTCATTATAGTTGCTACATTATCTGCTTTTATTGGAGTGTATTTTGGTAACAAAATACTAAAAAAGACTACTCTTGTTTTCATTCAACAAATAGTAGCCTTTTTATTATTCATTTATGGCATTAGCCTTATAATAGGGATTATATAA
- a CDS encoding 3-oxoacyl-ACP synthase III family protein — MYHSRISGLGYYVPENIVTNDDLSKIMDTNDEWIQERTGIKRRRHVNNPEETTTSMGVKAAEIAIERAGISKDDIDFLIFATLSPDYYFPGPGVLVQRDLGLKTIGALDVRNQCSGFVYAISIADQYIKTGMYKNVLVIGSEVHSRGLDMTTRGRGVSVIFGDGAGAAILTREEDLSKGILSTHLHSEGQYAEELALIAPGMGKRWVTDIIADNNPNDESYFPYMNGQFVFKNAVVRFSEVIMEGLKTNNLEISDIDMLIPHQANLRISQFIQQKFQLRDDQVYNNIMEYGNTTAASIPIALTEAWEQGRIKEGDTVVLAAFGSGFTWGSVIIKW, encoded by the coding sequence ATGTATCATTCTAGAATTTCAGGATTAGGTTACTATGTTCCAGAAAATATTGTAACTAATGACGATTTATCTAAAATTATGGATACCAATGATGAGTGGATCCAAGAAAGAACAGGAATCAAAAGAAGACGCCATGTAAATAATCCTGAAGAGACAACAACCTCAATGGGGGTAAAAGCAGCTGAGATAGCAATAGAAAGAGCAGGTATTAGTAAAGATGATATTGATTTTTTAATTTTTGCTACTTTAAGTCCTGATTATTATTTTCCAGGCCCAGGGGTATTAGTACAACGTGATCTAGGTCTAAAAACCATTGGTGCACTAGATGTTCGTAATCAGTGTTCTGGTTTTGTGTACGCGATTTCTATAGCAGATCAATATATCAAAACAGGGATGTATAAAAATGTGTTAGTTATTGGTTCAGAAGTTCATTCTAGAGGATTAGACATGACTACACGTGGACGTGGAGTATCTGTAATTTTTGGAGATGGCGCAGGGGCAGCAATCCTAACACGTGAAGAAGATTTATCAAAAGGTATTTTATCTACTCATTTACATTCTGAGGGACAGTATGCAGAAGAATTAGCTCTTATCGCACCTGGTATGGGTAAACGTTGGGTAACAGATATAATTGCGGATAATAATCCAAATGATGAAAGTTATTTCCCTTATATGAATGGACAATTTGTATTTAAAAATGCAGTAGTTCGTTTTAGTGAGGTAATTATGGAAGGATTAAAGACTAATAATTTAGAAATATCAGATATAGATATGCTTATTCCTCACCAAGCTAATTTACGTATTTCTCAGTTTATCCAGCAAAAATTCCAATTGAGGGATGATCAAGTCTATAATAATATTATGGAATATGGGAACACTACAGCAGCATCTATTCCTATTGCTCTAACTGAAGCTTGGGAACAAGGTAGGATAAAAGAAGGAGATACAGTAGTATTAGCAGCTTTTGGTTCAGGTTTTACTTGGGGAAGTGTTATTATAAAATGGTAA
- a CDS encoding glycosyltransferase family 87 protein: MVEKIKSIFTTSFFKDPKYIAVIWIIISAISAIKQFARGSYNNYLIFKNVFWHTLEKQSLYAEYPNLYFDHNYYGPVFSLFIAPFAVLPDAIGIVLWNSFNAFLLVWAIFKLPLNTQKISLILWICLNEFITSNLGLQFNPTMTALILLTYVFIIEEKEVWAAFCIVLGLFVKLYGVVGLAFFFFIKNKPKFIAALISWSIILFVLPMLISSPVFVCDSYVEWFGRLVVKNSENASLASRQDISVMGMFRRISGHAEWSNLPFLSVGLILFGLPYLRWSMFKNTKFQLLLLASVLIFTVIFSSGSESPTYIIAFIGVAIWFVLKESIITNADWGLFIFAILLTSFSPTDLFPKFIRETYINPYALKALPCVLIWLKIVYEILSLRNKNQEEVIQ; this comes from the coding sequence ATGGTTGAAAAGATAAAAAGTATTTTTACTACAAGTTTTTTTAAAGATCCAAAATATATAGCAGTTATCTGGATAATTATTTCAGCTATTTCAGCTATAAAACAATTTGCAAGAGGAAGTTATAATAATTATTTAATTTTTAAAAATGTCTTTTGGCATACATTAGAAAAACAATCTTTGTACGCAGAGTATCCTAATTTGTATTTTGATCATAATTATTATGGTCCTGTATTTAGTTTGTTTATAGCCCCATTTGCTGTATTGCCAGACGCTATAGGAATTGTGTTATGGAACTCTTTTAATGCTTTTTTGCTTGTATGGGCCATCTTTAAATTACCCTTAAATACCCAAAAAATAAGTTTGATATTATGGATTTGTTTAAATGAATTTATAACATCTAATTTAGGATTACAATTTAATCCTACCATGACAGCATTGATTCTTCTTACGTATGTTTTTATTATTGAAGAGAAAGAAGTGTGGGCCGCTTTTTGCATCGTTTTAGGTCTTTTTGTTAAATTATATGGAGTCGTAGGATTAGCTTTTTTCTTTTTTATAAAAAATAAGCCCAAGTTTATAGCAGCACTTATCTCATGGAGTATAATTCTCTTTGTATTGCCTATGCTTATTTCTTCTCCTGTTTTTGTTTGTGATTCATATGTTGAATGGTTTGGACGATTAGTTGTGAAAAATAGTGAAAATGCCTCTTTAGCATCCAGACAAGATATATCCGTAATGGGAATGTTTAGACGTATTTCAGGACATGCTGAGTGGTCTAATTTACCCTTTTTAAGTGTAGGTCTTATACTTTTTGGATTGCCTTATCTAAGATGGTCAATGTTTAAAAATACAAAATTTCAATTACTGTTATTAGCTTCTGTTTTAATTTTTACAGTTATTTTTAGTTCAGGATCAGAATCTCCAACTTATATTATTGCATTTATAGGAGTTGCGATTTGGTTTGTCTTAAAGGAATCTATTATTACGAATGCAGATTGGGGACTCTTTATTTTCGCTATATTACTGACAAGTTTTTCTCCTACTGATTTATTTCCAAAATTTATTAGAGAAACTTATATTAATCCTTATGCTCTAAAGGCTTTACCTTGTGTATTAATTTGGTTGAAAATTGTTTATGAAATATTGAGTTTAAGAAATAAAAATCAAGAGGAAGTAATTCAATGA